The following DNA comes from Nitrospirota bacterium.
CCTGTAGCCCATATGGGTGTTATCCTATGTAAAAATACTGCGGGTCCTTAGGTTGGACAGCTATGCCCAACGCATGTGTCCTGCTCCGTCCGTCCATAGTAAAAATATGTACCCTGTCCTCCTCTCTTCTGATCAACCCTTCAAGCTTCCTCATCACATATCGCAGCTCACCGTCAGTCAGGAAACATTCATACACAGACTTCTGCCCGCCAGTGCTGTATCCCTTCAGGAAATACCGCACATTGTTAAGCCTCCTGCCGTCAGTAATGTCGTATGCAATGAGATAGAGAGACCTGTTCATGGGAACAGGATAAATGAAATGCTCGCAAGTGTCAGTAAAAGAAATGTTTCGGAAATGTTTCTGTTGATACCTGCTTACTCTGAAGTGATAATTACTTTTTCAATATCCATCATCGGATAGTGTTTTCCATTTCCGGTGGCAAGAACAGCCTGCTTGGCAAATGCTGTAGCTGCAACAATGCAGTCATCCAATTCCATACTCTGACTTTTTATACTATTTTTATAACGTCCTGCCTTTTCAGCTATTACCCTGTTTACATCAAGAATGTTCAAGCTATCCAGGAGTTCTTCTGTCTTTTCCCTCTCGTGCTCTTTCATGCCGGCAAAGATCTCGGCAATTGTGATCGCAGAACAATAGACCGCTGCATCATCAATTACGGAAGAAAGAAATTCTTTGGATTTTTCTCTTCCCCTTAGAAAATTTATCAGGATATCCGTATCAATGAGTACATTTTTCATCTTGAACGGACCAATCTCGTGGATTTTCTGAGAGTACGCACAAAAGCTCCGCTGCCTTTCTGTAATTCAGGATGGTCTTTATCTTTCCATGCACCGAAACTTTCCAACAT
Coding sequences within:
- the cas2 gene encoding CRISPR-associated endonuclease Cas2, with amino-acid sequence MNRSLYLIAYDITDGRRLNNVRYFLKGYSTGGQKSVYECFLTDGELRYVMRKLEGLIRREEDRVHIFTMDGRSRTHALGIAVQPKDPQYFYIG
- a CDS encoding type II toxin-antitoxin system VapC family toxin, with amino-acid sequence MKNVLIDTDILINFLRGREKSKEFLSSVIDDAAVYCSAITIAEIFAGMKEHEREKTEELLDSLNILDVNRVIAEKAGRYKNSIKSQSMELDDCIVAATAFAKQAVLATGNGKHYPMMDIEKVIITSE